The DNA window ATCAAATCCATCAATGCTGTCATGGATAGCGATTGCGCAGATGCAATCCTCATCATGCACAGTCCATCGGCGAGCACACACAATCAACAAACTGCCCAAGCGATTGTTGAAGCGATAAACAAGCACCCTCGCCGGCAACATTTCAATATACTGACTAATTGGTCGGGAGAGAATACAGTCAAATCCGCTCGCCAGATTTTCACCAATGCGGGCATCCCCACCTATCGAACCCCGGAAAGTGCTGTCATTGGTTTCATGCATTTAGTCGAGTACCGGCGAAATCAAAAACAGCTGATGGAAACCCCAACCAATGCTGAGCCCATGCATGTCAGTGAACTTACTGATGCCAAGCAGTGGATTGAGAATAAGTTACAGGATAATGTAAGCCTAGAGTTAGACACTCATCAGATTGGCACTTTTTTAAAGTTTTTCAACTTTAATGTGCTGCCAACTTGGCTCGCTTCTGATGCCAGTGAAGCTGTCCATATTTCAGAGCAGATTGGCTACCCTGTGGCGGTTAAACTGCGATCACCAGATATTGCACACAAGTCAGATATCCAAGGTGTCATGCTCAATTTGCGCAACCATCACGAGGTGGCAAGCGCTGCTGAAGCAATTTTAGATCGCGCAGAAGTCCATTACCCATCGGCAAACATACATGGGCTGTTGATCCAAGCAATGGCAAAACTCGCCGGCGGGGAAGAAATCCGTATTAAGGTAAAAACCGATCATACATTTGGCCCTGTTATTCTGCTTGGTCAAGGAGGGGCTGAATGGGATGAATCTATTGATGCGACCTGTGCCTTACCGCCACTAAACATGGCGCTGGCGAGGTACTTGGTTACTCGCGCCATCAAGGAAGGAAAGATCCGCCCTCAGCGATTACCCGTGCCTATGGATATTACTAAGCTTTCTGAATTATTGGTGCGAATATCCCAGATGATCGTTGATTGCCCGCAAGTTTATGAATTAGATATTCACCCGCTACTTGCTGCGGGAGATAAATTTACAGTGATTGATGCAGATATGACTCTTAAACAAAGTCAGGGAGAAGGCCAAAAACGCTTAGCAATTAGGCCATACCCAGTTGAGTACGAAGAAAGAGTCCAGCTTAAAGATGGTTCAGACATTATCATGCGCCCCATTCTTCCAGAAGATGAACCTAACCATGCACAGTTTGTGAGCAAGGTGTCTAAAGAAGACTTGTACAATCGATTTTTTAGTGATGTTGGCGAACTCAATCATGAAGCATTAGCTAATCTCACCCAAATTGATTACGATCGAGAAATGGCCTTCATTGCCATTGCCAACTCTGACTCAAACCCTGAAATTATTGGCGTGTCACGCGCGCTGCTTAATCCAGACAATACCGATGCTGAGTTTGCGATCTTAGTTCGCTCAGATCTTAAAGGAATGGGTCTTGGCAAACTGTTGCTACAAAAAATAATCGATTATTGTCGCCAAAAAGGCACTAAGCAAATTTCTGGTGTAACCATGCCAACCAACAGAGGCATGCTTATGTTGGCGCAAAACCTGGGCTTCGAATTAGATGTACAATTTGAGGATGGCACTGCTGACATGGTTTTAAAATTGAGCGAATAAGACGCGCTTTAGTTGTTATGGTTGTTCATGGGCCAATTTTTCTTAAGGTATTGGATACACCATGACTTGGCTTCACCCATTTGATTTCGCTTCCAAGCCAAAAGTATGTCAATCTTAAGATCATGGGTGTCTGCGATCTTTTTCAAACTTCCTTGCTGAATAAGAGGCTCAGCAACAGTTCGTGGAAGTGTTCCTATACCAAGCCCTGATTTGAGTGCCGACACTTTTGCTGCCAAATTAGACACGGTTAATGTTGGCTGTTTGTGTAAAATATTGACCGTCATCGCTGGTTGCTCTCTTGCTGAGTCTGCTATTGCGACAACGCGATATTTTGCTCTGGCTGCTTCATCAAGCACACCACTTCGTTTATGGACATAGTGCTCAGGCGACGCAACCCACACCATTGTCATTGAACCGATGGATTCCGCTTTTACATCTTGAGGGATACTCTCAGGCTTAGGGCAAACCAGCAGATCAGCGCGCCCTTGCTCTAACGACTCCCAGCAGCCGGCTAATATTTCTTCTTGTAAACGAATGCGGGTCGAACTGATGTTACCCAGCTCTTCCACCATAGGGAAAAAGTCCTCAACGGATAAAATGCCATCCAATGCGATGGTGATATCTAACTCCCAACCATTCGCGAGCACACTCGCATCATTAACTAGCTTTTCTGTCGCCGCCAAAATCATACGACCTCGTTCAAGAATAAGCTTCCCCGCTTCGGTAAAACGGGCTTTGTGCCCTGATCTGTCGAAGATGGTGATGTCCAAGTCTTGCTCTAGCTTTTGGATTTGGTAACTCAGAGACGATGGTGCCCTATCAAGCTCATTCGCTGCCGCTGCAAAGCTGCCTCGACGGTCAATAGCATCGAGAATGTGCATTGCTTCAAGAGTAATTGGATTTCTCACATTTATCACCACGATTAATTTTTAAGTTCAGACACAGATCAAGATCTCATTATTGGCCCAAACCAACTTTATTTAAAAATTAGAAAAATAATTCATATCTTACTGTATTTTAGATGATTTTTCATTTTTCTATAGCACAAAAACACAAAAAACAACCACAATAACTGAAATGATAACGATAGTAATTATCATTTAGATCCTATAGAGTTCAGTCCGCATCATTTTTAAGACGTACTTTAGGTAAATGCAAATGTATAACAAATCCTTTTTGTCAGCCTCTATACTTTTGGCCTGCTCATCAAATGTTTATGCGGATGACTATGCCCTCTTCGACGAAGTGGTTGTCACAGCCACACGTAATGAGCAACAACTTGAAGAAGTCGCTGGTTCGGTTTCTGTCGTTACCGACAAACAGATTGAAAAAACGCTCGCATCCAATGTAGACGATGTCCTCAAATACACTCCTGGTGTAGACGCTGTGTCTAACGGACGCATGGGGATCCAGCAAATTAATATTCGAGGAATGGAAGGTAACCGAGTTAACATTTTGGTTGATGGGGTTGCACAGCCCTATTTGTATGATCAAAGCTTCCAGTTTATCTCATCTGGCCGTCTTGCTTTAGACATTGATATGATCAAATCAGTTGAGGTTGTCAAAGGTTCTGCGTCCAGTTTATATGGCTCTGATGGCATTGGTGGTATCGTTGCGTTTCAAACTAAAGATCCCAGTGATTTCCTCAAAGAAGGCGAAACATTTGGTGGCCAGATTAAACTTGGATTTGCCTCGCGAAACGACGCTTTCAAAGAAAATGTTGTTCTAGCCAACCGCAGTGGAGACCTAGAGTCTATGGTTGCCTACACGCGCAGTGATTCAGGTCTTATTGAAAACTTCGCGAATGGTGATTATCAGAACAACTCCGTCAACGACTTGGATGCCAAAGCCGACAATTTGCTGGTCAAACTTCAGTATCAAGTTGATGATGCTAATCGCATTGAATTGATTGGTGAGATGATCAATCAAAACAGCACCGGAAATGCGGCGCATTCCTCATACACAAAATACACACTAGATGACACGACGGAAAGAGCCAAGCTAGGTGTAAAACATATTTGGGAGGGTACAAGCTTACTGGCAGACTCGATTGATAGTCAGGTAACGTGGCTTTCTCATAAACAAAACAATATTACCGACCGCCAAGGCACACCCTCTAGTGGCCCAGAGGACGAAATAAAAGACTATTCGTATGAAGATCAAGGGGTTCAAACTGATTTTGAGTTTAATAAGTATTTAGCGACAGACAATACGGAACATTTTGTCACCTACGGTATGGCCGCTTCTTATAAGGATATTAAAAATTCCAATAAAGAAATAGATCGCTTAAACAGCAATCAAACCTCGCTGAACTTTTATCAACCCGATGCAAAAGAAACTCGTGTTGGTTTGTTCTTGCAAGATCAAATATCCCTTTTGGATGATAAGCTTATTGTCACACCAGGATTGCGCTGGGATAGGTTTGAAACCAAACCAGACAATTCCACCGCTGGTAGCTCTAGTGACAATTATCAAACCAGTACAAGCTCTGCCTTAACCGCAAGACTTGGTACTGTTTACTCCATAACGGACAACTCTAAAGTCTTTGCCCAAATAAGCCAAGGCCATAGAGCGCCCACTTTTGAAGAGTTGTATTACACTTACTCTTCGGTAAACCCACACCATAGTTATACCAACCTAGCTAACCCTAACTTAGAGGCCGAAGACAGCGTCACTTATGAAACGGGTTATCGCTTCGCCAATAGCTACTCTAAGTCTGAAATTTCGGTGTTTTACAGTGACTATAGTGACTTTATTGATCGAGTGACGATTGATAGCAGTACTTATCAATACCAGAATATTGGCAAAGCAAACATTAAGGGAATCGAGTTCTCAAGCCGTGTTATGGTCAGTGATGTTTTTGAGCTGCCTGATGGGATATCAACCCGTTTTGCCGCCAGCTACACAGAAGGTGAAGATGGCGACAAACAGCCGCTCAACTCAGTAAACCCATGGAACGCGGTCACATCACTTGATTACGACTCGCCCAATGATACTTGGGGTAGCAGCATTGCGCTCAACTATTATGCTGAGAAAAAACTGTCAGATATAAACCTCAGTTCTGATATCCAAACACAAACGCCGGATCAAGTCGGTACTCCGAGTGCAACCGTGATAGATTTAACCGCCTACTATCGACCAATCAAAGATCTAACCTTGTCGGCAGGCTTGTTTAACTTAACGGATCGTAAATATTGGAAATGGAGTGATGTGAGAGGCGAAGACGCATTAGATGCAGACAACACTCAAGCAGGCCGCAACTGGGCCATCACTGCAAAATATGAATTCTAAAACAATTCTAACCCACTAAAAAAGCTCCCAGATGGGAGCTTTTTTCTTATATTCGTTCAAAGGACATCAAAAACGGTTGTGAACGAACCTACACTTATTTCGAACTTGCCATCTCTTTCTTGACCATTACAGCGGAAGCGACGATGAAAGCGATGATAAGACCTAGTTCCATTGAGAGTACCTATTTGGTTACAGTAAAGTGGAGTAAAATTTAGACAGCGCGATTCTATCACTTTTAAAAATCAATGATACCCCCCGAAATGACAATTTTATACTTTCTGTGGCTCACGCCGTAAAAAAGCCTGATTAGGCTGATTTTCACCATAGTATGTTAAATGACAGTAGTGGCTTATCCGTCTTTTTATTTAAAAATCACTTTACCACCGATCATTTTGAATGCGGGCGTGCCTCGTATCAAAGTATCGCGCGCAAATTCCCCGCCACATTGAGGGCAATGACAAGGTATAGAGGTAAAATCCGCCACGATTCGCTCTTTAAAGCATTTCACTAAGGCCCCTTTTCCACCTTTTCGGTACTTAAATAGCTCACAGCGACATTTGGCACAATAAATATCGACGGTTTTGGTCGGTTGCTTCTTATTCGGCTTCGCCATCTACTTGCACTCTTTCTACTAACTGCTCAGGTTTGAGCCATACCTGACTAAAATCAAACCAACCCAGCGCATTGCATTTGGCGTTTTGCAGCGCGCCGCATTGCTCTTTACCAATGCCTAGCCAACAGTGAAATATGGGTATGATTTGCATACGATCAACCAAAGATTTACCAATTTCTCGTGCCGGAAAGCGGCTATTTTCTTGCCCTTGCCATGTTTGCACTAACTCGAGCCAATCGTCGAAATCTTCAGGGTTACAAAACTGTTCAATATCACTGTAATTAAGCAGCCAACCTGCTAAACCATCGTCGCGATGAGTAGAAATTCCCATCGGCTTTAACCAAATATCCACTTGCTCGGGGTTGGGTAAAGAAACATCATACTTCACCAGTTCAACCTCAAGATTATCTTGCTTGAGAAGCGCTTCAACACTTGGGATTAAAACCGGAAATGTCGGATGTTGGCCGTGATAGGCGATCGTCACCTTGCGATAAGAAGGCGGAGAAGTATAGTGCCCTTGAGCGGTGTGATGATACCAGCCCGGCTTTAGGCCATGTGCAGGAAGAACGCCTAACTCAACCACCTTTTCTTGCGGTAGCTGATTGTAAAGATTTAAAGACCCTAGCCGCTGGCTAAAGTAATTTGCCCATTGATCGGATTTAGCCAGACCACTTCGACGATTAAGTAAGAAATAGGTACAGCCGGGGTCTAACTCGACATCTGTCGGCTTTTCAGTGGTTTGTTTTATGGTGTTTTCCATACTTGGAAATAAGATAGACCCATAAATATCATTAATGACGCACACTTCTACTCTGTCAATCAAAGGTCTAAACCCAAAATATCCATCAAAAGCTTGCAAAACAAGATGTGTTTTGGTGTTGCTGACGATTTTATATGGCCCAGTCCCCACCGGCATTTGATCGTAATCCGCAGACCTGCTGCTTTCAGGAAGCAAGATTTTGGCATCAGATTCAGACAGCATCAAAGGCAGATGATAATTTGGCTTATCGAGCAAAATATCCACCACATATCGGCTAGGACTCGTTACATCGCAAATATGCCGATAAAGAGGTTTACCTCTAAGTTCGTGTAGTGAGTCGACGACTATTTCAGTGGTCAGCTGCTCACCGTTATGAAAGCGCACGTTGGGCCTTAAATAAAAGCGCCAATGTGTGGGTGAAAGCATATCCCAGTTGTGGGCCAAATCTGGACTAAGCGATTCATTTTCATCCAAACGGGTCAAACCACTAAAAATTTGCCTTGCGATATGTTGCTCAGAGCGGCGTACTGGTTTGCGTGGATTGAGCATAGAGAGCGCTCGGTAATACGGAAGACGCAGCACTTGCTCGCCTTCTTGTTGCTGCACACCTAGATAGTTTTCGACTATTTGCGCCAGTTTAGCTGCGTCTTGATCTAAAGCATTGAGCGCTTGAGTGATCTTGCCTTCTTCCAGATATCGTCTGGCGAGGTTTTCACTCACATCGGTTCGGCTACGTTTAAAGTTGAGCTGCGAAAGCTTACCTCGGCCTGGCGAAGGGTGCCATTCAATCCACCCCTGCTCTTCCATTTTGTTTAATACAATCCGTGCATTACGCCTAGTGCAAAACAAAATATCCGTGATCTCTTCTAATTGAATACCACAATTTTGACCATTGTAGTGTTCAAACAAGGTTTCAAATTGAACGCGTAGTCTAGGACTGCTCATAAAGAGGAAATCTCAATCAAAGTGAACTCTGTTAAGTTTCCTTATTTATGAGCAATTAGGCAAGCTTAGGATAAGGTTATTGAAGCTTTAGCCCCATTTGTTCAGCAATCAGACTGAGCTGCGCCTCGTCATCAAGCTTGATCGACCATTTATTTTCCGCGCCGTGAGCGGCTATTACATTGGCACCTCGGCCAATCAGCTGCAACGCATCGGTTTGAGCTTGCAGAGTGATCATATGCTCAGATGCTAGTTTAATGACTAGCTCATGAGGGGTAACAATGATTTTACCCGCCGAGAAATCAATCACCATCTAACTTTCCTTAAACGAATGCTTGGCATTACGCTTCTTTTTTACCGCGATGGTTAAGCGACTGGTGCACACTAACCGTTCTCTGTCATCACGAATATCGATTTGCCACACTTGGGTCGAGATCCCTAAATGCACAGGCTCAGCTCGACCGGTAACTTTGCCCTCTCGCATTGAACGCACATGATTGGCGTTGATGTCTAGCCCAACGCAATAGGAGTTTTTGCTGACGCACATGTTGGCCGCTATCGAACCCAGCGTTTCGGCAAGCGCTACAGATGCTCCGCCATGTAACATACCAAAGGGTTGATGGGTAAAATGGCAAACAGGCATGGTCGCTTCGATGAAGTTATCACCAAATCGGGTATACACTATGCCTAAATGACGCATTAAGGTGTTTTCTGAGGTCGCATTTAAGCCATCGAGATCAAACGATTGTTTCCAGATTGTCATACAAGTTCTCTCATGATTCATTACACAGCATTTTAGTCAAATGATATGATTAAAGGAATAATAACAATCATACCGAATAACTTATGTATAATTCATTGAAACGCCTCACTTTATTGAGTGCAATCGGCTTGATGGCGTGCAGCTCATCACCAACAGGTCGTCAGCAATTGCTGCTTTTTTCAGATCAAGACATGAGTACGCTTGGCGCCCAATCCTTTGAACAAATGAAGCAAGATCAAAAAATCAGCACAAATCATAAAACCAATGCCTATGTGCAGTGTGTCGCCAAGGCGGTTACTTCGCATTTACCTGCTCAGGCTGGGTTTAAAGATTGGGAAGTGGTGGTATTTGATAGTGAACAGGTCAACGCTTTCGCCCTACCCGGTGGCAAGATTGGTGTTTATACTGGCCTACTTGATGTGGCGAAAAACCAAGACCAGTTGGCCACCGTCATTGGCCATGAAATTGCTCACGTGTTGGCCGATCACAGTAATGAGCGCCTATCACAATCACAACTTACTAATGCAGGGTTACAAATTACCAGTGCTGCACTTGGTTCCTCGCAATACGCCCAGTACCAAAGTGCGACCATGGCTGCCTTGGGGCTTGGCATTCAATATGGTGTGCTGCTGCCTTATGGCAGAACTCAAGAATCTGAGGCTGATTTAGTCGGCCTAGAACTGATGGCAAAAGCAGGTTTTGATCCTACACAAAGTGTTGAGCTTTGGAAAAATATGGCCAAAGCCTCTGGGGGCAGCCAGCCGCCCGAGCTGCTATCAACTCACCCATCGCACAGCACGCGCATTCAAGATTTGTCAGCGAAAATAGCGTCTTTACCCAATTACAACATTAAACGGCCTAACTGCTTATAATGAGCATAGGCCTTTATTTTCTAGCCATAACATGGATAATAATGCCCTTCATTAATTACCTCTACTATGTGAGCCTATTATGTCTTCAGAAGCGACCATGTTGGAACGCTGCCAATCAAAATGCGAACTATGCGGCAGTGACACCCCTCTTACCGCTTATCCAGTTCCGCCGCACAGCCATGTTACCGTTGATCAAGCGTTAATGGCGTGTGAAAAATGCCTTGGCGAAATAGACAGCCCTGAAGACATCAACCACTGGCGCTGTCTAAATGACAGCATGTGGAGTCAAGTCCCTGCCGTTCAAGTCACCGTTTGGCGACAACTGACTCGCTTAAATAGTGAAAGCTGGGCGCAAGATGCACTAGACATGATGTACATGGAAGAAGAAACCATGAACTGGGCCATGCAAGGTATGTCAGACGATGATAAGCCGCTTGATTGTAATGGTGTAGAACTGAAAAAAGGTGACGACGTAACGGTAATTAAAGATCTCCCTGTTCGCGGCACCAACCAAGTGATTAAACAAGGCACTGTGATTCGCGGCATCAGCATTGGCGATGATCCAAAGCTAGTTTCAGGCAAAGCCAACGGCGGCCAGTCTATGTACGTTATCGCAGAGTTCTGCCGTAAGAAGTAGTCACAGGTTACTTTCGAGAGATAAAACAAAGGCGCTCAATAAGCGCCTTTGTTGTTTAGGCTATTCGAATCATGTACTAGCCGATTAACCCAAAAGAAGCTACCAAACTTTGCAGTGAAGACATAAGCTCTGTATTCAAATTGGTTGAAATAAAACTGACAACCTGCGCTTTATCATCGGCAAATAAAGATAAAGCCTGATCATAACCAGCGCCTAGCCCTTCAACCCCTTCATTAATTATGTTATTAATCCCCCGACAATCTGGATGATATGGGTATACCTTACAATCAACTTCGCTTGCAATCATAACAAAACCCCTTCAAATCTATTTAAAAACAATACAGTGCTGATATTTCGCCATACTAACTAATTGCTTTTCTATATCAAATAATTCCAAAGTTCTTTGGTCAAAGTTAGATGGCCAGCACAGAAAAGGGGAATTATCGTGCTAGAGGGGTTGGGTTTGGTGAGTGGGTTACGATGCCCTGTGATCATAGTCGGTGATTAAAGTGTCTGTCCTTATTGCTACCATACATATAGGGCATAACTTAGACCGCTCCTGTAATTCAATCTCCTCGATCAACACACTGATAAAATTCAATTCAACCTCCAGACAATTATTTGTCACTTTAGTTTGTCATACCCTTATGTATTGGTAGCTTTCACATATGGAATATTAGTTCACCGATTTTAACCGATTCTCTCAAAATACTAGTGATATTACTTAAATCAAAGTATTGAAAATTACCCTTATAGATCGGCTTTTTAGATGCTATTTACTAAAATAAGCATATCGACCGTCAGAACTATACGCTTACCTAATTGCGATTAGTGTCACTATCATTATTAGGTAACATATATTTGCTCAGCCGGCCACAGAGTCACTCTACTACGTTGGATTGTTGGTTTCTTGGCAAAATATGAGTTTTACGCTTAAAGGCGTAGCTAAACCCACAGCCATATAAAAATACGATGAATGCAAAGAATACAGAAAGCATCGCAAAACTTTTAGCATTTGTCGCGGACGTTGGGTGTATATGTGAGAACAAAGATATGGCGAGCATAGCACCCGTAGCAGCTGAACCGAAAACATATATAGTTTTGGGCATTTCACAAAGGATTTCTCTTACATACTGTTCGACATACTTGTTATCGAAAATCCAACCGAGGGCAGAAAACAGACCAATCACAACGAGAATAGCCAGAAACGTGAGACCCAATTCAGTGAGAGTGCCATCGTTGATCTTTTGCGCCGAAAATGACAGTAGTTTTTCTTTGTTGTGTAAAAAATTCGATGTAAAAACCGCAACCATAAAGAATACTGTAATCTGGGATAAAAAAATTATGAGTTCGCTAAAAACAAATTCCACTACCGTTTGTTTGTGTTGGTCTACTTTTTCCAAAACCTGTACTCCGTTTCCTTTTGGGTTTAAACCGACAAGCTAAATCTTTTCGAGCCTATGCTTTTGCCGAGCGAACATAGTGGTATGCATCATACTTATATCTTTGTGCTTTTATATCTTACAGTAATTGAGCAGCAGTACTTATTTTACTCGATGTTATTGTATATAAAAACAGGTGTAATTATACACATGAAAAAATGTGAATCAATACTCATATTCATTGTTTGGTTTGCCTAATGTGCATATCCTTGATTAAAGTGTCTGCCCTTATTGCTATCCTTAAATTAGGATAATAAAGTTACTTAGCCATTAGCTTAGTGTCCAATTTTGCAAGTACAGAACAGTTTCATTGCTACGCAATTTTGATAAGGCATTAAAGCTGAAGGTTGACCCAAACCTTAGTCCACTCTAATATGGAATAAAAGGAGGTGACTAATGAAAGCGTTAATGGGCAAACTCGCAAGTCATATCAGGCGAGATACCAAAGGGCGAGAGGAACTGCGAAAGGTAATTACAAGCCAACTGGACAATCAAGAAATTACATTATCCGACGGAACGACATATATCATTTCCAGAACCAACCCAAATACATCTGATAGCAGCCAACACGCAGAGCCGGCATAAATGAATATTGCATTGTCGGCTTTTTTCATTCTACTTCTCATTCTCCCGGGCTACATCTATCTCAATGCTTATGAGCGTCGAGAAAACAACACACTAGAGAAGAAACCCTTTGAAGCGTCATCTGCGACCGCCATTGTGTGCGCATTTGTTATTCAGTTCATCTACGCAGGTATAGTACATAGCCTCTTAAACCCCATCGATTTCGCTCTTTGCTTGAAAATACTATCCGGTACCAAGCTCACAAGTGATGAAGTGTCGCAGTTAACCCCTGACATCTGGATTGTTGGCATCTACTTCATTGTCCTGTTCTATGCATCGCATGGAGCTGGTAAATTGATGCAATCCCAAGTCTTTAAATATAACCCCTACAAAGACTCAAAGTTCGCATTTGACACGCCTTGGTATTACGAGTTGAAAGGCTTCTTGAGTCGAGAAAAAGATGCTCAGTTCATTAAGATATCCGCAACCCAAGATACCAGTGAAGGCACTTACCTCTACTATGGGATGCTGCAAGATTTCTACTTAACCAAAGATGGTCAGCTTGATCGTTTGGTTATCTCTGAAGCTACTCGTCGTCACATCAAAGACGATGAGACGCCAGTGAACGTTGCCGAAACCTCAGATAATCGATTTTACGAGATTAAAGGCGATAGACTTATAATCAAGTATGAGAACATCATTAACCTTAACGTCGAGTACTACTACATCACACAAAAGAGCAAATGCACAATAAAAGAATATGACTGAGCTTTTACTCTGAACGATAAAGGGGCAAAAACAAACATATAAAGTCCCAACCCCACACTGCAAACCTCATCACAAAACCACAAATTTCTGCCGAGGGTGGAAACCGTCACTTTCACTAGCCTTACGGTCTCCTTAAATGCCATTCTAAGCAAATATACTATTGAGTTGGTTACTTTATCAGCCTCTTTTATCGTTCACCGAGTGGTTTAGCGCAGTGATGATTTCCACATAACTTATTACAATTCAGCCATTTAATATGCATGTAGATTGATTACCCGCAATTATTTGGGTCATAAGAGTGAAGCGGTATGGCGAATGATATTGAGTTTAGCTTTGAGGCACTGAGCAGAAAAACTGGCGTGCTGAGTGTTTATGGTCAAGGTTTAGCGGCTCGCCAGTTTAATGGCAGCATTTCAGAGCTG is part of the Vibrio aquimaris genome and encodes:
- a CDS encoding bifunctional acetate--CoA ligase family protein/GNAT family N-acetyltransferase, translating into MNNLSALLKPKSIAVVGASIKPSSAGNIVMTNLLQAGFEGVVMPVTPTHRSVCGVLAYPDVSSLPITPDVAILCTNASRNEALLQQLVARQVKHVIVLSATRLTKENNILLSDITKGSATRLLGPNSLGIIMPWEKINASCSPINAKQGKIAFVSQSAAMCTTILDWANDKNIGFSAIISLGNALDMDFADLLDYLSMDSKTEAILLYVDTIKNARRFMSAARAASRNRRILVLKGGKTQAGRTAAYAHTGGLDSLDIIYDSAIQRSGMLRVNNSHELFAAVETLTHSIPLRGERLAIISNGGGPAIIAVDTLLMKGGQLASPPPSLIDKLSEVLPDNWSHNNPIDLIGDAGQDRYIKSINAVMDSDCADAILIMHSPSASTHNQQTAQAIVEAINKHPRRQHFNILTNWSGENTVKSARQIFTNAGIPTYRTPESAVIGFMHLVEYRRNQKQLMETPTNAEPMHVSELTDAKQWIENKLQDNVSLELDTHQIGTFLKFFNFNVLPTWLASDASEAVHISEQIGYPVAVKLRSPDIAHKSDIQGVMLNLRNHHEVASAAEAILDRAEVHYPSANIHGLLIQAMAKLAGGEEIRIKVKTDHTFGPVILLGQGGAEWDESIDATCALPPLNMALARYLVTRAIKEGKIRPQRLPVPMDITKLSELLVRISQMIVDCPQVYELDIHPLLAAGDKFTVIDADMTLKQSQGEGQKRLAIRPYPVEYEERVQLKDGSDIIMRPILPEDEPNHAQFVSKVSKEDLYNRFFSDVGELNHEALANLTQIDYDREMAFIAIANSDSNPEIIGVSRALLNPDNTDAEFAILVRSDLKGMGLGKLLLQKIIDYCRQKGTKQISGVTMPTNRGMLMLAQNLGFELDVQFEDGTADMVLKLSE
- a CDS encoding SgrR family transcriptional regulator, whose protein sequence is MSSPRLRVQFETLFEHYNGQNCGIQLEEITDILFCTRRNARIVLNKMEEQGWIEWHPSPGRGKLSQLNFKRSRTDVSENLARRYLEEGKITQALNALDQDAAKLAQIVENYLGVQQQEGEQVLRLPYYRALSMLNPRKPVRRSEQHIARQIFSGLTRLDENESLSPDLAHNWDMLSPTHWRFYLRPNVRFHNGEQLTTEIVVDSLHELRGKPLYRHICDVTSPSRYVVDILLDKPNYHLPLMLSESDAKILLPESSRSADYDQMPVGTGPYKIVSNTKTHLVLQAFDGYFGFRPLIDRVEVCVINDIYGSILFPSMENTIKQTTEKPTDVELDPGCTYFLLNRRSGLAKSDQWANYFSQRLGSLNLYNQLPQEKVVELGVLPAHGLKPGWYHHTAQGHYTSPPSYRKVTIAYHGQHPTFPVLIPSVEALLKQDNLEVELVKYDVSLPNPEQVDIWLKPMGISTHRDDGLAGWLLNYSDIEQFCNPEDFDDWLELVQTWQGQENSRFPAREIGKSLVDRMQIIPIFHCWLGIGKEQCGALQNAKCNALGWFDFSQVWLKPEQLVERVQVDGEAE
- a CDS encoding DUF3389 domain-containing protein, which encodes MVIDFSAGKIIVTPHELVIKLASEHMITLQAQTDALQLIGRGANVIAAHGAENKWSIKLDDEAQLSLIAEQMGLKLQ
- a CDS encoding LysR family transcriptional regulator → MHILDAIDRRGSFAAAANELDRAPSSLSYQIQKLEQDLDITIFDRSGHKARFTEAGKLILERGRMILAATEKLVNDASVLANGWELDITIALDGILSVEDFFPMVEELGNISSTRIRLQEEILAGCWESLEQGRADLLVCPKPESIPQDVKAESIGSMTMVWVASPEHYVHKRSGVLDEAARAKYRVVAIADSAREQPAMTVNILHKQPTLTVSNLAAKVSALKSGLGIGTLPRTVAEPLIQQGSLKKIADTHDLKIDILLAWKRNQMGEAKSWCIQYLKKNWPMNNHNN
- a CDS encoding M48 family metallopeptidase, producing the protein MYNSLKRLTLLSAIGLMACSSSPTGRQQLLLFSDQDMSTLGAQSFEQMKQDQKISTNHKTNAYVQCVAKAVTSHLPAQAGFKDWEVVVFDSEQVNAFALPGGKIGVYTGLLDVAKNQDQLATVIGHEIAHVLADHSNERLSQSQLTNAGLQITSAALGSSQYAQYQSATMAALGLGIQYGVLLPYGRTQESEADLVGLELMAKAGFDPTQSVELWKNMAKASGGSQPPELLSTHPSHSTRIQDLSAKIASLPNYNIKRPNCL
- a CDS encoding hotdog fold thioesterase, which codes for MTIWKQSFDLDGLNATSENTLMRHLGIVYTRFGDNFIEATMPVCHFTHQPFGMLHGGASVALAETLGSIAANMCVSKNSYCVGLDINANHVRSMREGKVTGRAEPVHLGISTQVWQIDIRDDRERLVCTSRLTIAVKKKRNAKHSFKES
- a CDS encoding TonB-dependent hemoglobin/transferrin/lactoferrin family receptor produces the protein MYNKSFLSASILLACSSNVYADDYALFDEVVVTATRNEQQLEEVAGSVSVVTDKQIEKTLASNVDDVLKYTPGVDAVSNGRMGIQQINIRGMEGNRVNILVDGVAQPYLYDQSFQFISSGRLALDIDMIKSVEVVKGSASSLYGSDGIGGIVAFQTKDPSDFLKEGETFGGQIKLGFASRNDAFKENVVLANRSGDLESMVAYTRSDSGLIENFANGDYQNNSVNDLDAKADNLLVKLQYQVDDANRIELIGEMINQNSTGNAAHSSYTKYTLDDTTERAKLGVKHIWEGTSLLADSIDSQVTWLSHKQNNITDRQGTPSSGPEDEIKDYSYEDQGVQTDFEFNKYLATDNTEHFVTYGMAASYKDIKNSNKEIDRLNSNQTSLNFYQPDAKETRVGLFLQDQISLLDDKLIVTPGLRWDRFETKPDNSTAGSSSDNYQTSTSSALTARLGTVYSITDNSKVFAQISQGHRAPTFEELYYTYSSVNPHHSYTNLANPNLEAEDSVTYETGYRFANSYSKSEISVFYSDYSDFIDRVTIDSSTYQYQNIGKANIKGIEFSSRVMVSDVFELPDGISTRFAASYTEGEDGDKQPLNSVNPWNAVTSLDYDSPNDTWGSSIALNYYAEKKLSDINLSSDIQTQTPDQVGTPSATVIDLTAYYRPIKDLTLSAGLFNLTDRKYWKWSDVRGEDALDADNTQAGRNWAITAKYEF